Proteins from a genomic interval of Lycium ferocissimum isolate CSIRO_LF1 chromosome 2, AGI_CSIRO_Lferr_CH_V1, whole genome shotgun sequence:
- the LOC132035259 gene encoding anaphase-promoting complex subunit 10 isoform X1 yields MADSSEGEEEGKLTGGSQQLVVDDDLREMGKKAAWSVSSYKPGNAVLSLRDDNLDTYWQSDGAQPHLVNVQFQKKVKLQLVVLYVDFKLDESYTPGKISIRAGDGFHNLKEIKSVELVKPAGWVHISLSGNDPRETFVNTFMLQIAVLSNHLNGRDTHIRQIKVYGPRPNPIPLQPFQFTSTEFITYSAVR; encoded by the exons ATGGCAGATTCATCAGAGGGGGAGGAAGAAGGGAAACTAACAGGAGGAAGCCAACAGTTAGTTGTAGATGATGACCTTCGCGAGATGGGTAAAAAGGCTGCTTGGAGTGTCAGCTCCTATAAACCTGGCAATGCTGTTCTTTCCCTTCGCGATGACAATCTTGATACCTATTGGCA atCAGATGGTGCACAGCCTCATCTTGTTAATGTTCAATTTCAGAAGAAAGTTAAGCTTCAA TTAGTCGTCCTGTATGTTGATTTCAAGCTTGACGAAAGCTATACACCTGGTAAGATCTCTATCAGAGCCGGCGATGGCTTTCACAACTTGAAG GAGATAAAATCAGTGGAGCTTGTCAAGCCAGCTGGATGGGTGCATATATCTTTATCTGGTAATGATCCACG tGAAACTTTTGTCAACACTTTCATGCTGCAAATAGCTGTGCTCTCAAATCATCTTAATGGAAGGGACACTCATATCCGCCAGATTAAAGTCTATGGGCCAAGACC GAACCCTATCCCTCTTCAGCCATTTCAGTTCACTTCTACAGAGTTTATTACTTATTCTGCTGTGAGATGA
- the LOC132035259 gene encoding anaphase-promoting complex subunit 10 isoform X2, whose protein sequence is MADSSEGEEEGKLTGGSQQLVVDDDLREMGKKAAWSVSSYKPGNAVLSLRDDNLDTYWQSDGAQPHLVNVQFQKKVKLQLVVLYVDFKLDESYTPGKISIRAGDGFHNLKEIKSVELVKPAGWVHISLSGNDPRETFVNTFMLQIAVLSNHLNGRDTHIRQIKVYGPRPCVITL, encoded by the exons ATGGCAGATTCATCAGAGGGGGAGGAAGAAGGGAAACTAACAGGAGGAAGCCAACAGTTAGTTGTAGATGATGACCTTCGCGAGATGGGTAAAAAGGCTGCTTGGAGTGTCAGCTCCTATAAACCTGGCAATGCTGTTCTTTCCCTTCGCGATGACAATCTTGATACCTATTGGCA atCAGATGGTGCACAGCCTCATCTTGTTAATGTTCAATTTCAGAAGAAAGTTAAGCTTCAA TTAGTCGTCCTGTATGTTGATTTCAAGCTTGACGAAAGCTATACACCTGGTAAGATCTCTATCAGAGCCGGCGATGGCTTTCACAACTTGAAG GAGATAAAATCAGTGGAGCTTGTCAAGCCAGCTGGATGGGTGCATATATCTTTATCTGGTAATGATCCACG tGAAACTTTTGTCAACACTTTCATGCTGCAAATAGCTGTGCTCTCAAATCATCTTAATGGAAGGGACACTCATATCCGCCAGATTAAAGTCTATGGGCCAAGACCGTGCGTCATTACTCTCT GA